DNA from Quercus lobata isolate SW786 chromosome 1, ValleyOak3.0 Primary Assembly, whole genome shotgun sequence:
CAATACTCCGACTCCTATTTAAACCGAACAGATTAGCTCTAATCCAGTGACCGAACTGTTGCTATTCAACTTTGAGTGCCCCTTTATTCTTTAACCATATTTCGCACTCTTTATCATCGTGAGAGAACATGCCACACCAGAAACATAAGTTAGGGAGTCTTTCATATTGGAAGGAGACCTAACATTCTAAACCTTCCCACTTCAAAATCAAAGAGTAAAATGTTGTTACCTGCGtttgaaatatgaaaacttTCCTTAGTTCTCCAGAGTGGCTTGAAAGTGCGAGCCACTGCCTCCATGTTCAACGCTCGTCTAGAATAGAACTTGGCTGCTAGAACGTACTTTGACTCTTGTCATTTCTTAGACAATATAATAGATTTTCCTTCCCTAGCCGATAAGGACATATTATCGCATTTGCATGTTATCTCTTCCATCCTTAAACTAAACTCTTTCCCCACCCCACGAAGAATAAAACCCAAGCCCTACTAGCAACAGTGTAAACACTTCTTTCTCAAGGAGAAAGGAAACACGAATACTACAGAGCCCAGCCCTAGAGAGAAAACCCTTAGGCTCAAGCATCTGAGAACTTTTATTGTCCATCAATTTTGTTTACATTATAATTACTCTAAATACatatttaatttgaacacactttttttaatagagttttcacattattttgaaataaaaaatcccAATACTTTTAACAAATGGGCCCATAGCTACTACTAGTATGcagctttctttctttcttttgttctaaAGTTAATTTGCACATTGTGAATTgtttttattaacaattttttgataatcatttttattaacaattaaaTTGATCGCGTGGGGATGTATAATTTCCATTTATAGAGTACGATGTGTGTGCATTACGTGCCGACCTCGGAGGTAGAGAGGGAATGCGGGAATGGATTTTATGTGTCAAGATTTTATTGCTTAACCCTAGTAGAAAAGGATTTATTGGAGAGGAGCCAAAACTTActgagagaaggagagggatCGAGAGAGATTGCTCATGGGGACCGCAACCACGAGTTTTAACTTTAAACAGGGCATATAGTGGAGCAGGAAGACAAAGCAACAAAAGGGTCTCGCTCAAATTTTAGTGAGGAAAAGTTGGACACAGAGAGTGAGATATGGGACCAAGAAGACTCATTCTCATCCTTAGCAGTGGAGCCCACAAGAAATCCCTTCATTAGAGAGGCAGCCAATGAAAAGACAGAGATTAGGATGAACTTTACAAGCTCAACCAATTAAAAACAAGATAAGACCCAAAAGCGCAATCCCTCTCTATAGAAAACTCTCAAAAGTGCAATCCAAAGCAAACCAATCTCTGTTAAATACTCCGTAAAAGCGCGGTGTGTGGGTCACACTTCCCCGGCAgcgaagaaagaaaataattgcaCCATTTTCAGGTCAATTccaacatactttttttttgtgactCTTTTGCTTGCTTTTGGTATATGCTCCATTTCTGAATTGTATTTCCTAGCttccaattttgttttgaatcaTATACTTTGAGTTATGATTTGTGACAAGAATGTTGCAAACGCCGTTGGTGGAAAAACAGCAAGAGCCTGCGATAGCTGTGTACGAAAACGTGCTCGATGGTACTGTCCAGCCGATGATGCTTTCTTATGCCAAGTTTGTGACTCTTCGGTGCACTCAGCAAATCAATTAGCACGTAGACATGAAAGGGTTCGCCTAAAAACTGCATCGTTCAAATCTTCAGACGCAGCTGTACAGAATTCTGCACCATCATGGCACCGAGGGTTCACTAGAAAAGCAAGAACACCACGACATGGAAAGCCAGTGAATTATCAAACACCTAAATCCAAAGAAGAACCGCTGCGGAACCCATTTCCTATTGTGCCAGAAGTCGGTGCAGATGAGATTTCacatgaagaaaatgaagagcaGCTTCTTTATAGGGTTCCCATATTCGATCCCTTTGTTGCTGAGCTGTGCACGCCTACAACGCCAAAAGAAGCAGTAGCAGCTGTTAATTCTAGTCCTAATGGTAGTGAAACTAAGGTATTGTTAGCTAACTGTGGTCATGATGTGGATAATTTACATAGGTTTATTCCTTCTGACATGGATCTTGCTGAGTTTGCTGCTGATGTTGAAAGCTTATTGGGTAGAGGGCTTGAGAATGAGTGTTTTGGTATGGAAGAGCTGGGGTTAATGGATTGTAAAGAGAAGGTTATGAAAGAGGGTTGTTTAGGTAGTGGAAGAGTCAAGGTTGAGGAAGAAGCGGGTACTGAATCTGTTACAGCTTGCCTGGTTGATGATTCGGAGATTGATATGATGAAGGAACCCTTTGAGTTGAGCTTTGACTATGATTCTCCTGCGACTTGTGAGGAGGAAGATGAGAAGGCGACTGTGATGAGGAATATTGATGATGGGGGATATGAAGCTGCggataaaaagaataaaaagaagatacTGTTGAGGCTGGATTACGAGGCAGTAATTTCGGCATGGGCTAGCCAAGGGTCTCCATGGACCAACGGGGATCGGCCAGATTTTGATCCTGATGAATGTTGGCCTGACTGCATGGTAGGTGTTCCCTTCTcttcattttatatatactatatatccTTAATTATTCATGGCAAAACATGATAAATTGCTGAGAACCCTATTCAATTTGGGGTTAATTAGGTCCTAGGTTTAAATCTATTACTAATAAAACATGCTTAATCTGTGTTAGCTAGggtgaatataaaatttttcatacttatgCTTGCTTACTTCTCTTCC
Protein-coding regions in this window:
- the LOC115990501 gene encoding zinc finger protein CONSTANS-LIKE 16-like, which translates into the protein MICDKNVANAVGGKTARACDSCVRKRARWYCPADDAFLCQVCDSSVHSANQLARRHERVRLKTASFKSSDAAVQNSAPSWHRGFTRKARTPRHGKPVNYQTPKSKEEPLRNPFPIVPEVGADEISHEENEEQLLYRVPIFDPFVAELCTPTTPKEAVAAVNSSPNGSETKVLLANCGHDVDNLHRFIPSDMDLAEFAADVESLLGRGLENECFGMEELGLMDCKEKVMKEGCLGSGRVKVEEEAGTESVTACLVDDSEIDMMKEPFELSFDYDSPATCEEEDEKATVMRNIDDGGYEAADKKNKKKILLRLDYEAVISAWASQGSPWTNGDRPDFDPDECWPDCMGTCSIDFHHPYGDFGGSGGNPAKADGGREARVSRYREKRRTRLFSKKIRYEVRKLNAEKRPRMKGRFVKRASFTSGPAFPLLSK